One genomic segment of Bacteroides caccae includes these proteins:
- the rplM gene encoding 50S ribosomal protein L13 gives MDTLSYKTISANKATVTKEWVIVDATDQTLGRLGAKVAKLLRGKYKPNFTPHVDCGDNVIIINADKVKLTGNKWNDRVYLSYTGYPGGQREMTPARLIAKPNGEERLLKKVVKGMLPKNILGAKLLNNLYVYAGSEHKQAAQNPKMIDINSYK, from the coding sequence GTGGATACTTTAAGTTACAAGACCATTTCTGCCAACAAAGCAACTGTAACCAAAGAATGGGTTATTGTTGACGCTACAGACCAAACACTGGGTCGTCTGGGAGCAAAAGTTGCAAAATTGTTGAGAGGAAAGTACAAACCAAACTTTACTCCTCACGTAGACTGCGGTGATAACGTTATCATCATCAATGCAGACAAAGTAAAACTGACTGGTAACAAGTGGAATGACAGAGTTTATTTGTCATATACAGGCTACCCTGGTGGTCAGAGAGAAATGACTCCTGCCCGTTTGATTGCAAAACCGAACGGTGAAGAGAGATTACTGAAAAAAGTAGTGAAGGGCATGCTTCCTAAGAACATTTTGGGAGCTAAATTGCTGAACAACTTGTATGTTTACGCTGGTAGCGAACACAAACAAGCAGCTCAGAACCCGAAAATGATTGATATTAATTCATATAAATAA
- the rpsI gene encoding 30S ribosomal protein S9, giving the protein MEVVNALGRRKRAIARIFVSEGTGKITINKRDLAEYFPSTILQYVVKQPLNKIGAAEKYDIKVNLCGGGFTGQSQALRLAIARALVKINAEDKAALRAEGFMTRDPRSVERKKPGQPKARRRFQFSKR; this is encoded by the coding sequence ATGGAAGTAGTAAATGCATTAGGCAGACGTAAACGTGCAATTGCACGTATTTTCGTAAGCGAAGGTACAGGAAAGATTACTATTAACAAGAGAGACCTTGCAGAGTACTTTCCATCAACTATTCTTCAGTATGTTGTAAAACAACCATTGAACAAGATTGGTGCTGCTGAGAAGTATGACATCAAAGTAAACTTGTGTGGTGGTGGTTTCACAGGTCAGTCTCAGGCTTTGCGTTTAGCAATTGCCCGTGCATTGGTTAAAATCAACGCTGAAGATAAAGCTGCTCTTCGTGCAGAAGGCTTTATGACTCGTGACCCGCGTTCTGTTGAGCGTAAGAAACCGGGACAGCCGAAAGCTCGTAGAAGATTCCAGTTCAGCAAGCGTTAA
- the rpsB gene encoding 30S ribosomal protein S2 has translation MSRTNFDTLLEAGCHFGHLKRKWNPAMAPYIFMERNGIHIIDLHKTVAKVDEAAEALKQIAKSGKKVLFVATKKQAKQVVAEKAQSVNMPYVIERWPGGMLTNFPTIRKAVKKMATIDKLTNDGTYSNLSKREILQISRQRAKLDKTLGSIADLTRLPSALFVIDVMKENIAVREANRLGIPVFGIVDTNSDPSNVDFVIPANDDATKSVEVILDACCAAMIEGLEERKAEKIDMEAAGEAPANKGKKKSAKARLDKSDEEAINAAKAAAFLKEDEEA, from the coding sequence ATGTCAAGAACAAATTTTGATACATTATTGGAAGCCGGATGCCACTTCGGACACCTTAAAAGAAAGTGGAACCCTGCAATGGCTCCTTATATTTTCATGGAACGCAATGGTATTCACATCATTGACCTCCACAAAACAGTTGCAAAAGTAGATGAAGCTGCTGAAGCTTTGAAACAGATTGCTAAATCAGGCAAGAAAGTTCTTTTTGTTGCTACTAAAAAACAAGCTAAACAAGTTGTAGCTGAGAAAGCTCAATCTGTTAATATGCCTTATGTAATCGAACGCTGGCCGGGTGGTATGTTGACTAACTTCCCGACTATCCGTAAGGCTGTGAAGAAAATGGCTACTATCGACAAATTGACTAACGATGGTACTTATTCTAACCTTTCTAAGAGAGAAATTCTTCAGATCTCTCGTCAACGTGCAAAATTGGACAAGACTTTGGGTTCTATCGCTGACTTGACTCGTCTGCCGTCTGCATTGTTCGTTATCGACGTAATGAAAGAAAATATCGCAGTTCGCGAAGCTAACCGTTTGGGTATTCCTGTATTTGGTATCGTTGATACTAATTCTGACCCTTCAAACGTAGATTTCGTAATTCCTGCTAATGATGATGCTACTAAATCAGTAGAAGTTATTCTGGATGCTTGTTGTGCTGCTATGATTGAAGGCTTGGAAGAAAGAAAAGCTGAAAAGATCGATATGGAAGCTGCCGGTGAAGCTCCTGCTAACAAAGGCAAGAAGAAATCAGCTAAAGCAAGACTCGACAAATCTGACGAAGAAGCTATCAACGCAGCTAAAGCTGCTGCTTTCTTGAAGGAAGACGAAGAGGCTTAA
- the tsf gene encoding translation elongation factor Ts — protein sequence MAVTMADITKLRKMTGAGMMDCKNALTEAEGDFDKAMEIIRKKGQAVAAKRSEREAAEGCVLAKTTGDRAVIIALKCETDFVAQNADYVKLTQDILDLAVANKCKTLEEVKALPMGNGTVQDAVVDRSGITGEKMELDGYMTVEGVCTAVYNHMNRNGLCTIVAFNKEVNDQLAKQVAMQIAAMNPIAIDEDGVSEEVKQKEIEVAIEKTKAEQVQKAVEAALKKANINPAHVDSEEHMESNMAKGWITAEDVAKAKEIIATVSAEKAAHLPEQMIQNIAKGRLGKFLKEVCLLNQEDIMDAKKTVREVLAAADPELKIVDFKRFTLKAE from the coding sequence ATGGCTGTAACTATGGCTGATATTACCAAGCTGCGTAAAATGACCGGAGCTGGTATGATGGATTGTAAAAACGCATTGACTGAAGCTGAAGGCGATTTCGACAAGGCAATGGAAATTATCCGTAAGAAAGGGCAAGCTGTTGCTGCTAAGCGTTCAGAACGTGAAGCTGCTGAAGGTTGCGTTTTGGCTAAGACTACCGGTGACCGTGCTGTTATCATTGCTTTGAAGTGTGAAACTGACTTTGTGGCTCAGAATGCAGATTACGTGAAGCTGACTCAGGATATTCTTGATCTTGCTGTGGCTAACAAATGCAAGACTTTGGAGGAAGTAAAAGCATTGCCGATGGGTAACGGTACTGTACAGGATGCAGTAGTTGATCGTAGCGGTATCACTGGTGAAAAAATGGAACTTGATGGTTACATGACTGTAGAAGGTGTATGCACTGCTGTTTACAACCACATGAACAGAAATGGTCTTTGCACTATTGTTGCTTTCAACAAGGAAGTTAACGATCAGTTGGCTAAACAAGTAGCTATGCAGATTGCTGCTATGAACCCGATTGCCATTGATGAAGATGGCGTTTCTGAAGAAGTAAAACAGAAAGAAATCGAAGTTGCCATTGAGAAGACAAAAGCAGAACAGGTACAGAAGGCTGTAGAAGCAGCTCTGAAGAAAGCTAACATCAACCCGGCTCATGTGGACAGCGAAGAACACATGGAAAGCAACATGGCTAAAGGATGGATTACTGCTGAAGATGTAGCGAAGGCAAAAGAAATCATTGCTACCGTTTCTGCTGAAAAGGCTGCACATCTGCCTGAACAAATGATTCAGAACATTGCTAAAGGCCGTCTGGGTAAGTTCTTGAAAGAAGTTTGCCTGTTGAATCAGGAAGATATCATGGACGCTAAGAAGACAGTAAGAGAAGTGTTGGCTGCAGCTGATCCTGAACTGAAAATCGTTGACTTCAAGCGTTTCACTTTGAAAGCTGAATAA
- a CDS encoding TlpA family protein disulfide reductase has translation MKKVTLFCAAALFSLLSFAQNDKGDIVKTGDKMPAFTLTSTVNGTVNSADLKGKVVLINIFATWCGPCQSELAEVQKTLWPKYKDNKDFRMIVIGREHTDEELTAYNKRKEFTFPLYPDPKREVTNKFASQYIPRSYLINKEGKVISATVGYQKEEMDKLMKEIDKALK, from the coding sequence ATGAAGAAAGTTACTTTATTTTGTGCAGCAGCGTTATTCTCACTGCTGTCGTTTGCACAGAACGACAAAGGGGATATAGTCAAAACAGGCGACAAGATGCCTGCTTTCACCCTTACTTCGACCGTCAACGGAACAGTAAATTCCGCAGACTTGAAAGGGAAAGTAGTACTCATTAATATCTTTGCCACTTGGTGCGGTCCTTGCCAGAGTGAACTGGCAGAAGTTCAGAAAACCCTTTGGCCCAAATATAAAGACAACAAGGATTTCCGCATGATAGTGATCGGACGTGAGCATACCGATGAGGAATTAACGGCATACAACAAGCGCAAGGAATTTACGTTTCCTCTCTACCCGGATCCCAAACGGGAAGTCACGAATAAATTTGCCAGTCAGTACATTCCCAGAAGTTACCTGATTAACAAAGAAGGGAAAGTGATATCCGCTACTGTCGGTTACCAAAAAGAGGAAATGGACAAGTTGATGAAGGAAATAGACAAAGCATTGAAATAA
- a CDS encoding translation initiation factor, with protein MKKNDWKDRLNVVYSTNPDFGYEMDNDEEQVTLDKDKQNLRVSIDKKNRGGKVVTLITGFVGTENDLKELGKLLKSKCGVGGSAKDGEIIIQGDFKTKVMELLVREGYTKTKGIGG; from the coding sequence ATGAAAAAGAACGATTGGAAAGACAGGCTGAATGTGGTGTATTCCACGAACCCTGATTTTGGCTACGAAATGGATAATGACGAAGAACAGGTCACTCTCGATAAAGACAAACAAAACCTCCGAGTTTCCATTGACAAGAAAAACCGGGGTGGTAAAGTGGTAACATTAATTACCGGATTTGTCGGTACGGAGAACGACTTGAAGGAACTGGGCAAGCTGCTGAAAAGTAAATGCGGAGTAGGTGGTTCAGCTAAAGACGGAGAAATCATCATACAAGGGGATTTCAAGACTAAGGTCATGGAACTGCTTGTCAGGGAAGGATACACGAAAACAAAAGGTATAGGAGGCTAA
- a CDS encoding redox-sensing transcriptional repressor Rex: MSTYIPKEADKVPEPTLRRLPWYLSNIKLMKEKGEQYVSSTQISKEINIDASQIAKDLSYVNISGRTRVGYNIDALIEVLESFLGFTNMHKAFLFGVGSLGAALLRDSGLHHFGLEIVAAFDVNPELVGKDLNGIPIFHSDDFETKMKEYDVNIGVLTVPINIAQEITNKMVDGGIKAVWNFTPFRIRVPENIVVQNTSLYAHLAVMFNRLNFNEK; the protein is encoded by the coding sequence ATGAGCACTTATATACCAAAAGAGGCGGATAAAGTGCCGGAGCCTACCTTGCGCAGACTTCCCTGGTATCTGTCTAATATAAAACTGATGAAAGAAAAAGGAGAACAATACGTTTCTTCTACACAAATCTCTAAGGAAATAAATATTGACGCATCCCAAATCGCCAAAGATTTGTCGTACGTCAATATATCGGGGCGTACGAGAGTGGGGTATAACATTGACGCACTGATTGAGGTATTAGAGAGCTTTCTAGGATTTACCAATATGCATAAAGCCTTCTTGTTTGGTGTAGGTAGTCTGGGGGCCGCTTTGCTCCGGGACTCGGGTTTGCATCATTTCGGACTGGAGATTGTGGCAGCTTTTGATGTCAACCCCGAATTGGTGGGAAAAGACCTGAATGGCATTCCTATTTTTCATTCTGATGATTTCGAAACAAAGATGAAAGAATATGACGTGAATATCGGTGTGCTGACAGTACCTATTAATATAGCTCAGGAAATTACAAATAAAATGGTAGACGGAGGTATAAAGGCGGTATGGAATTTTACTCCGTTCCGTATTCGCGTACCGGAGAATATTGTGGTGCAGAATACTTCCCTTTATGCCCACTTGGCTGTAATGTTTAACCGATTGAACTTTAACGAGAAATAA
- a CDS encoding fumarylacetoacetate hydrolase family protein, which produces MKIIAVGMNYARHNKELGHTQINTEPVIFMKPDSAILKDSKPFFIPDFSNEIHYETELVVRINRLGKNIAPRFANRYYDAVTVGIDFTARDLQRKFREQGNPWELCKGFDSSAAIGTFVPVDRYKDIQNLNFNLLIDGKEVQSGCTADMLFKIDDIIAYVSRFVTLKIGDLLFTGTPAGVGPVSIGQHLQGYLEGEKLLDFYIR; this is translated from the coding sequence ATGAAGATTATTGCAGTAGGAATGAACTACGCCCGGCACAACAAAGAACTGGGACATACACAGATAAATACGGAACCGGTGATTTTTATGAAGCCCGATTCCGCTATCCTGAAAGATAGTAAACCCTTTTTCATTCCCGATTTTTCTAACGAGATACATTATGAGACGGAACTGGTGGTCCGTATCAACCGGCTGGGGAAGAATATCGCTCCCCGTTTTGCTAACCGCTATTATGACGCAGTGACCGTAGGCATTGACTTTACTGCCCGTGACCTTCAACGGAAGTTCCGCGAGCAGGGCAACCCCTGGGAACTCTGCAAAGGCTTTGACTCATCGGCTGCTATTGGTACTTTTGTTCCGGTAGATCGCTATAAGGATATCCAGAACCTGAATTTTAATCTCCTGATTGACGGTAAGGAAGTGCAGAGTGGCTGTACGGCAGATATGCTTTTCAAGATAGACGATATCATTGCTTATGTCAGCCGTTTTGTGACGCTTAAAATCGGAGATCTCCTGTTTACGGGTACGCCTGCCGGTGTAGGTCCGGTCAGTATCGGACAGCATTTGCAGGGATATCTGGAAGGTGAGAAACTGCTGGATTTCTATATCCGCTGA
- the ispF gene encoding 2-C-methyl-D-erythritol 2,4-cyclodiphosphate synthase, with protein sequence MKIRVGFGFDVHQLVEGRELWLGGVLLEHTKGLLGHSDADVLLHAVCDALLGAANMRDIGYHFPDTAGEFKNIDSKILLKKTVELIAGKGYKVGNIDATICAERPKLKAHIPLMQETMATVMGIDADDISIKATTTEKLGFTGREEGISAYATVLIEKTN encoded by the coding sequence ATGAAAATAAGAGTAGGTTTTGGCTTCGATGTACATCAACTGGTCGAGGGGCGTGAGTTATGGTTGGGCGGTGTCCTTTTGGAGCATACGAAAGGGCTGTTGGGACATTCGGACGCCGACGTGCTGCTGCACGCTGTTTGCGACGCTTTATTGGGAGCGGCCAATATGCGTGATATCGGTTATCATTTCCCGGATACAGCCGGAGAGTTTAAAAATATTGATAGCAAGATTCTGTTGAAAAAGACTGTGGAACTGATTGCCGGCAAAGGATATAAGGTCGGCAATATTGACGCGACGATTTGTGCGGAACGTCCGAAGCTGAAGGCACATATCCCTTTGATGCAGGAGACGATGGCAACCGTAATGGGGATTGACGCAGATGATATCTCGATCAAAGCTACTACTACCGAGAAGCTTGGATTTACCGGTCGTGAAGAAGGTATCTCCGCTTATGCCACGGTACTGATAGAGAAGACTAATTAA